The uncultured Dysgonomonas sp. genome contains the following window.
AAATAATTCTCCCTTTCCACCTTATAAAAAGTCTTATAAATATTGATATTCATTTAAATACGGACTTTGCCCGCTTCATCCCTTAAATAGCCCGCCTCACAAAAAAACTGCTTTTTTAGTATTGGATGTATAACTTCTTTTGTATCAAAAAAGTTTGTTATGAAAAAAAGTTTGTTATGCATTATTGCTTTTGTTTTATCGGTGACACTCTATGGTCAGGAAAATAAATCTCCATTATCAAAAGCAACAGAGAAGGTAACAGATAAATTTCCTCCGGCGCGAATGATAGATGTGGAATATCAGCAGACATTTCCTTCCGATTTTGAGTCAAAGTTATTCAAAAAAGAATATAAAGAAGGAGAAATCAAAAGACGTGATAATATCCAGATTACGGTAAATATTCCCGTAATAAAAAAGCAGCGATGGGCAATAAAGACCTCCGTGCTATATCGGTACAACTATTTTGATCATGGAAATATAGTTTATAAAGGTGATCCTGATTTAGATATATTCGGGAATAATTCAGATTTACATTACATTGCCGGAATAACAAGCTTTTCTTATACTTCTAAATTATTTGGTAAACCTGCCATATATAATGTATCCCTAGGTGTAGACGGAAGTCATAAAGACGTAGAAGCCTTTAAAGCTGCTTCGGCAGGAATATTAGTTCTAAAAGCAGACCGTCGGACAACGATCACTGCCGGTTTAGCGGTTAATTATGATCCCGCCTCATTAAGTCCTGTTATACCAATTTTTACACTTGAACATAAAATCAGACCGGATTTCATTTTGGATGTTGCTATCCCGCAAAGGATCATGGTAAAGAAGGGTATAGGCAAGAACAGCCGACTATCCCTGGGCAGTGAATTGAAATCTAACATCTTTTATATATATCCTGAAAAAGAAGCTTATTCAAAAAGTTATTACCACAGGGAGATTCAACTTAAATCAGGTTTTACATATGAATATCGAATGAACTCTTTCATAATCTATGGCAAAACCGGATTGGTTAATACTATCGACTCCAAAGTTTACAAAACAGGAGAAACAGGCAGCAAGTATATTTATTCATCCAAAAATGACCCGGGCTTCTATTTCAGCGCAGGGGTATCATTTAATCCATAAAAGCATATTAAATTCTGACATACAATAAGTTGCGATCTTATAATATGCATACTTATAATTAATGGTATTAGTAAACAATAACTATAAGACTAAATAAAAAATGTATGAAAGTAATATTGTAGCAATAGACCATTTATTTAATCAGGTGATTAAATTATGGACCAAGAGGAAAAAGCAAGTTCTGGATAATTGCGGGCTTACACATTCCCAATTCGAGATACTATCCGCTATTTATCATTTCACAGTAAGCCGGCAGGAGATCATACAGATCGATCTTTCCGAAAAAACCGGTATAGATCCGATGACTACTTCTACGATTCTTCGCAATCTGGAGAAAAAGCAGTTTGTAACACGTATGAGAGGGACAGAGAATACCCGGGTAGTATATATAAAACTAACAGCAGAAGGTATAGATGTTTATAAATGTGCATTCAGCAGTATTTCCGAGATGAATAATTCTCTGTACTGCAGAGTAAATCGAAATAACTTAGTAAAACAATTACGACTCCTTTCGGACGAATTATGTAAAATAAATAATTAAAATAAGATGAAAGTAAAACATTTTCTTTGTGTTGTAAGCGTTCTGCTTACCTATTCGGCCTGTAGTAAAAAAAACAACAATGAGCAGCAGACCCCTTCGGCTTACCCGGTAATAACTATAACAAAACAGAGTGCCGTCTTGGAGACAGTGTATCCGGCAACAATCAAGGGACAGGAAGACGTTGAGATTAGACCGCGCATAGAAGGCTTTATCGATGCCATATATGTAGACGAAGGCTCAGATGTAAAAAGAGGACAGACCCTGTTTAAAATCAACTCTCCTGAAACCGAACAAGCCCTTGCATCAGCTCAAGCTTCCGTCAATAGCGCGCAGGCACAATTGAACACCGCAAAAGTGAACGTTGACAGAATCCGCCCATTAGCCGAAAAAGGTATTGTCAGCAATACACAGCTGTTGACATATGAAAATTCATATGCAACTGCTTTAGCTTCTTTAAAACAAGCAGAAGCAACATTGAAAAGTGCCCAGGCAACAATGGGTTGGACCAATGTTTCAAGTCCTGTTGATGGGGTTATCGGTACTGTTTCATACCGTATCGGCAGCTTAGTCAGTAAATCGGATGTATTAACCTCTGTTGCCAGCACCGGAAATGTGTTTGCCTATTTTTCTCTCAATGAAAATGAACTAAAGCATTTCCTTGATAAAGCTGATGGTAAAACTCAATCCGAAAAGATTAATAACCTGCCGCCTGTAAACCTTCAGCTTTCCGATGAAAGCCTATATTCCGAAAAAGGTAAAATACAGACCATATCCGGCATTATCGATATTTCTACCGGATCAGCCAATTTTAGAGCTGAGTTTCCCAATAAGGATGGTAAACTAAGAAGTGGAGCCAGTGGAAAAGTTATTATCCCCGAACATGTTGACAATACTATCATCATACCACAGAAAGCAACTTTTGCTCAACAAGACAAAATACTGGTCTATAAAGTACAGGCAGATTCAGTCCAACAAGTAATTATAACTGCCCGCGAGATGCCTGATGGCAAAACATATGTTGTAACCGAAGGTCTTTCCACAGGAGATAAGATTGTATCTGATGGGATTGCAACCCTTAGCAATGGCAAAAAAATTAGTATCAAGGATTAATCCACCAAGTATAAATTAAATAATAACGATAACAATGTTAAAGACATTTATAGAACGACCCGTATTATCCACCGTCATTTCAATTCTGATTGTTGTGCTCGGGATAATCGGTCTTGCATCTCTACCGGTAGAACAATATCCTGATATTGCGCCGCCTACGGTTCAGATACAGACCACTTACGCAGGAGCCAACGCTGATGTGATTATGAAATCGGTCATTGTACCAATCGAGGAGGCTGTCAATGGAGTAGAAGGGATGACTTATATGACATCATCAGCATCTAATAGTGGAGCGGCTACGGTAACTATATATTTTAAACAAGGGATTAACCCTGATATAGCAGCCGTAAATGTACAAAATCTAATATCTAAGGCAACCCCATTGTTGCCTCAGGAAGTCACTCAGGTTGGTGTAACTGTGCAGAAACAGCAAACCAGTATGATTATGATGATTGCATTTTCATCGGACAACGAACAGTACGATGACAAGTTTCTTCAGAATTATGCGAATATCAACCTCCTTCCCCAAATCAAACGTGTGTATGGTGTAGGTAATGCAAGCGTATTCGGTTCCAAGGACTATTCAATGCGCATCTGGTTTAAACCGGATAAAATGAATACGTATAAAATAAACCCGTCGGAAGCAATAGCTGCCCTGAACGATCAGAATATCGAAGCTGCACCGGGAGAACTGGGACAAAACAGTGACCAGAGTTTCCAGTATACACTAAAGTATACAGGACGCTTAAACACAACAGAAGAATTTTCCAATATTATAATTCGCTCTGAAAATGGGCAGATATTGCGGCTAAAAGACATTGCAGATGTAGAGTTGGGATCGCTTAATTATTCAGTGTTGACCACATTGGATGGAAAATCTGCGATTGGAATAACAATCAATCAGACAGCTGGGTCAAATGCAAGTGAACTAATCAACAATATCAAAGCACGTATCGATGACGCATCAAAATCTTTCCCTCCGGGACTGAAAGTAACTTATGTGATGGATGCCAGTGAATTTCTCAATGTTTCTATAAATAAAGTAATAAGCACGCTGATTGAAGCTTTTATTTTGGTATTTATCGTTGTATTTATATTTCTTCAGAATGTTCGCTCTACCTTAATTCCTGCAATAGCAGTTCCTGTTGCTATTATCGGCACATTCTTTTTCTTATCCTTATTTGGATTTTCGATAAATCTGCTCACTCTATTTGCTCTTGTTTTAGCTATCGGGATAGTCGTCGATGATGCGATCGTTGTCGTCGAGGCCGTGCACGCTCGTCTTGAGTCAGGTGAAAAAGATCCTAAACGTGCTGCAATAGATGCAATGACAGAAATTGCTCCTGCAATTGTATCTATTACCCTGGTAATGGC
Protein-coding sequences here:
- a CDS encoding DUF6268 family outer membrane beta-barrel protein encodes the protein MKKSLLCIIAFVLSVTLYGQENKSPLSKATEKVTDKFPPARMIDVEYQQTFPSDFESKLFKKEYKEGEIKRRDNIQITVNIPVIKKQRWAIKTSVLYRYNYFDHGNIVYKGDPDLDIFGNNSDLHYIAGITSFSYTSKLFGKPAIYNVSLGVDGSHKDVEAFKAASAGILVLKADRRTTITAGLAVNYDPASLSPVIPIFTLEHKIRPDFILDVAIPQRIMVKKGIGKNSRLSLGSELKSNIFYIYPEKEAYSKSYYHREIQLKSGFTYEYRMNSFIIYGKTGLVNTIDSKVYKTGETGSKYIYSSKNDPGFYFSAGVSFNP
- a CDS encoding MarR family winged helix-turn-helix transcriptional regulator, which translates into the protein MYESNIVAIDHLFNQVIKLWTKRKKQVLDNCGLTHSQFEILSAIYHFTVSRQEIIQIDLSEKTGIDPMTTSTILRNLEKKQFVTRMRGTENTRVVYIKLTAEGIDVYKCAFSSISEMNNSLYCRVNRNNLVKQLRLLSDELCKINN
- a CDS encoding efflux RND transporter periplasmic adaptor subunit, which encodes MKVKHFLCVVSVLLTYSACSKKNNNEQQTPSAYPVITITKQSAVLETVYPATIKGQEDVEIRPRIEGFIDAIYVDEGSDVKRGQTLFKINSPETEQALASAQASVNSAQAQLNTAKVNVDRIRPLAEKGIVSNTQLLTYENSYATALASLKQAEATLKSAQATMGWTNVSSPVDGVIGTVSYRIGSLVSKSDVLTSVASTGNVFAYFSLNENELKHFLDKADGKTQSEKINNLPPVNLQLSDESLYSEKGKIQTISGIIDISTGSANFRAEFPNKDGKLRSGASGKVIIPEHVDNTIIIPQKATFAQQDKILVYKVQADSVQQVIITAREMPDGKTYVVTEGLSTGDKIVSDGIATLSNGKKISIKD